In Seriola aureovittata isolate HTS-2021-v1 ecotype China chromosome 24, ASM2101889v1, whole genome shotgun sequence, the following proteins share a genomic window:
- the LOC130165626 gene encoding nuclear receptor subfamily 0 group B member 1-like, giving the protein MSCCRCREGERAAQSSILYSILNRGSPCQRTQPRTAAAQLCACASNRRLVAIRAPQLVFRAASEVLVKTFRFVKNVPCFQDLPAEDQLRLVRKSWAPLLVLGMVQDSVDFDTVETQQPSLLHRILTHSKERQQSTQTEIQDPGVPVGDVEGIKMFLVKCRGLGISVKEYAFLKGAILFTPEVTELECREYIHALQREAERALYEHVRTVHVGNTGRLSRLRAVLNKLRSVDPDSVAGLFFRPVTGTSSIDEHVLAMFYEL; this is encoded by the exons ATGTCGTGTTGTCGGTGTAGAGAGGGTGAGCGCGCGGCGCAGAGCAGCATCCTCTACAGCATCCTGAACAGAGGCTCTCCGTGTCAGCGAACACAGCCCCGCACCGCTGCTGCTCAGCTTTGTGCCTGCGCGTCCAACAGGAGGCTGGTGGCCATCCGGGCCCCGCAGTTAGTTTTCAGAGCGGCCTCCGAGGTGCTCGTGAAAACTTTCAGGTTTGTGAAAAATGTTCCGTGTTTTCAGGATTTGCCCGCGGAGGACCAGCTGCGGCTCGTGCGTAAAAGCTGGGCGCCGCTGCTGGTTTTGGGCATGGTGCAGGACTCCGTGGACTTTGACACGGTGGAGACGCAGCAGCCCAGTCTGTTACACAGGATTTTAACGCACAGCAAAGAGCGACAGCAGAGCACTCAGACCGAGATTCAGGACCCCGGGGTGCCCGTGGGTGACGTGGAGGGGATCAAAATGTTTCTGGTCAAGTGCAGAGGACTGGGAATCAGCGTTAAAGAGTACGCGTTTCTGAAGGGAGCCATACTCTTCACCCCGG AAGTGACGGAGCTCGAGTGTCGGGAGTACATCCACGCgctccagagagaggctgagCGCGCGCTTTACGAGCACGTGAGGACAGTCCACGTGGGTAACACCGGCCGGTTGAGCAGACTGCGCGCAGTGCTGAACAAGCTGCGGTCCGTGGACCCGGACTCGGTGGCGGGACTTTTCTTCAGACCCGTGACTGGGACGAGCAGCATAGACGAGCACGTGCTGGCGATGTTTTATGAGCTGTAG